One genomic segment of Vibrio sp. SCSIO 43136 includes these proteins:
- a CDS encoding Ig-like domain-containing protein, with protein MSWRTIPTKKRDTLTITDVSVPAEQGTVEIVDGKVKFTPADDFNGEATISYTVSDGNGGEDSSTAVVTVTPVNDAPTTENNTVTMDEDGTYTFSASDFAFADVDTGDALVSVTIETLPTNGTLYLDGNAITAGTAVNVNDLGKLTFEPADNENGDDYADFTFSVSDGEASSEIKTLTVDVTPVNDAPTTENNTVTMDEDGTYTFGASDFAFDDIDAGDVLESVTIETLPTNGTLYLNGNPIAAGTSVDADDLDKLTFKPAENANGDGYADFTFSVNDGEASSEIKTITVDVTPVNDIPEADDFTVTLSGADNDTAAVNFESNVRDVEDDAVADTPVQVDILTDPQFGTLYLVEGDTRTPIDANSPNFPENAQIEYVLDDDVNEQLSFDASTDFKGQYANGVETEIELESGVTVSGGRFTGESPHGDSVLTPEELYFDNANGEKGMGVGDSELDVTQKDYIEVDFGPSVGVTSAEVSLGSIWGHYEDGHVADAQINIVLLDAEGNYIETITLDDTTNDAVYDGSGEFSYVITPENRTSDEPFSTIRIFTDSDSNPGKNSNVVLQGVEVLDAEISEKIEYQATDNDNADSEHAFITIDVESTRDATNDAPTIDVVANDFVEDADNVVVGAVAGTFDANDPEGRPITVDFAEGSNAKGHYSLGANGTVLLTAAGVAAVNAGEDLDPINLVVKEVETDLSSSDVDTPDVTEVNDGPKANPDAVTTPEDTPITIDVLANDTDEEKDTLTITDVSVPAEQGTVEIVDGKVKFTPADDFNGEATISYTVSDGNGGEDSSTAVVTVTPVNDAPTTENNTVTMDEDGTYTFSASDFAFADVDTGDALVSVTIETLPTNGTLYLDGNAITAGTAVNVNDLGKLTFEPADNENGDDYADFTFSVSDGEASSEIKTLTVDVTPVNDAPTTENNTVTMDEDGTYTFGASDFAFDDIDAGDVLESVTIETLPTNGTLYLNGNPIAAGTSVDADDLDKLTFKPAENANGDGYADFTFSVNDGEASSEIKTITVDVTPVNDIPEADDFTVTLSGADNDTAAVNFESNVRDVEDDAVADTPVQVDILTDPQFGTLYLVEGDTRTPIDANSPNFPENAQIEYVLDDDVNEQLSFDASTDFKGQYANGVETEIELESGVTVSGGRFTGESPHGDSVLTPEELYFDNANGEKGMGVGDKELDVTQKDYIEVDFGPSVGVTSAEVSLGSIWGHYEDGHVADAQINIVLLDAEGNYIETITLDDTTNDAVYDGSGEFSYVITPENRTSDEPFSTIRIFTDSDSNPGKNSNVVLQGVEVLDAEISEKIEYQATDNDNADSEHAFITIDVESTRDATNDAPTIDVVANDFVEDADNVVVGAVAGTFDANDPEGRPITVDFAEGSNAKGHYSLGANGTVLLTAAGVAAVNAGEDLDPINLVVKEVETDLSSSDVDTPDVTEVNDGPKANPDAVTTPEDTPITIDVLANDTDEEKDTLTITDVSVPAEQGTVEIVDGKVKFTPADDFNGEATISYTVSDGNGGEDSSTAVVTVTPVNDAPTTENNTVTMDEDGTYTFSASDFAFADVDTGDALVSVTIETLPTNGTLYLDGNAITAGTAVNVNDLGKLTFEPADNENGDDYADFTFSVSDGEASSEIKTLTVDVTPVNDAPTTENNTVTMDEDGTYTFGASDFAFDDIDAGDVLESVTIETLPTNGTLYLNGNPIAAGTSVDSDDLDKLTFKPAENANGDGYADFTFSVNDGEASSEIKTITVDVTPVNDAPTTENNTIIMPEDGTHTFSESDFAFDDVDVGDSLVSVTIESLPANGTLLLNGQPITADTEVNVNELGQLTFKPAPDANGDDYADFTFSVSDGEKSSDAKTITIDVTPDNDAPTAVDDYGKGVIFQESFEESGLADGKWDTFADYNGWTITDANGDNAELEIQTGNVGGSSASDGNAHAELDGYELVSISRDLDTKEGSTHTVTFDYKPRPNSEEDSDLSVTFGDTTIVIDSDSNGNIVITDSNGDPAEGVSVSQDQSTGWYTISFDETVSDSTTTLSFTGTGNDDSFGAYIDDIKVENTSGYQTQEDTEIRFTPKELLANDTDPDGDVLSIKSVENAVNGSVKMVGGEIVFTPADNFFGEASYDYVVEDPSGATSTATVFINVTPVNDAPEVDSNTIVVDEESQDSSLGLTRPTDVDDDSLTITVTGLPNLGVVTLDDGTPVNNGDELSAEQLEGLQYDAPDEYSAGQNVGQFTYQVSDGEEVRDGAVTIQVNPVNDIPEADDFTVTLSGADNDTAAVNFEPNVRDVEDDAAADTPVQVDILTDPQFGTLYLVEGDTRTPIDANSPNFPENAQIEYVLDDDVNEQLSFDASTDFKGQYANGVETEIELESGVTVSGGRFTGESPHGDSVLTPEELYFDNANGEKGMGVGDKELDVTQKDYIEVDFGPSVGVTSAEVSLGSIWGHYEDGHVADAQINIVLLDAEGNYIETITLDDTTNDAVYDGSGEFSYVITPENRTSDEPFSTIRIFTDSDSNPGKNSNVVLQGVEVLDAGISEEIKYQAVDNDNADSEDAVITIDVESTRDATNDAPEADALAKSTDENQRVDGQVTASDIDGNLDNEGYVLTQDVSSGSLTFNEDGSFSFDPGTDFDYLNDNQSATVTFQFTASDDAGEVSQPQTVTITVTGSDDLPTVSAISNAQVSEEGLADGLVDQQGVNDTTDNATDTGSFEVKDVDNANVAISLSGPAGITSGAAAVVWAWDAQSNTLKGYTGTVGEDSYKEIALVELTAPNAEGQGEWDYEVTLLEPIDHLDTSIEDQRDLSIDIIANDSDTLGSITVSVEDDAPVITDSSAVIATNRDLPEVLVGSFDLTGSSFDGDSLDLGEITITAKGFASTSGDELSDATVNRTDLGIGVNSDADFYHPLDNEVDYRITPEGGVSEQLIIDLGDNVAYGATIEFAQMYGGEVENGVAYFYRDGVLIAEQPFSSDTESGDYAQNFNVQQGGFDTIVLEATSNGDANPKDNSDFTVKSITFTGSELPTPIASATGDIGVEYGADGFGGLVLVGGEQGLLTEDGKAITITVDNQNPNHLIGVDSSGATVFEVQLTPATGKWEFIQYLPMQTPTGDNDIDFTVKATDGDGDNTTGEFSVVPFVVPTVGDIIVNVSEEGLSGGNADSNALVGSVDETNNVQDTSDISIASPSIDSIVLVAPEADYTSNNLPISWEVSNDGMTLTGSTTEGPVLIISTDDQGTVTTNLLAPLDHSDTAGEDNITIDIPIVVTNEQGASGRGTVSVVVEDDAPEANHISNEVTTQVKSGANVQLMLDVSGSMSNDAGNGQSRLAVMKAAAILLLTQYEAQGATMVQLIKYNGSASVLEDDSDSVWMSVDDAIAAINKLDHGGQTDYDDAIAKAAANWDQNSDDKVVGGTNVSYFLSDGKPVGEDDDNHNRVNDAEALAWQNHLNTNDITSLAYGMGTGVVGEEMDPIAYDGYGITGTDLKPVLVDDVTNLPPILLQSVVTPVDGTITGFGADGGYVSQISIEGDEFNFNGQEITTSSSNYDFDSVTGKLTVYVDGKHSLVIDMNTGEYDFYGAADTVDQAILFEYTLKDKDGDTSSASLDFHIDAAGTPVLDINSQTDVVDTVKVVNSGLDSEQIQWAASGIANEMIDSPKDFVIDVGESGDHVFLGSGDDTIYLGESHSPSHDLSSPDAITKLNKAQSGVENYGDAALSDAEFLQDSSDENSSLNISDVSNAYLDIGHGGAGNDRIYGEGGSDIIFGAEGNDYLDGGDGNDAIRGGTGRDILEGGAGDDYLLGGDGLDILTGGQGNDILTGGDDADIFKWVDGDLDGSKDVITDFDITQGDKIDLSDLFSDLTDDQVSTILAQIGDSAVDTGADSVTIDVEKDNGKVTIELEGMSAADLTANLDNMFVLKD; from the coding sequence CTTCGGTGCAAGCGACTTCGCCTTTGATGATATCGATGCGGGTGATGTGCTTGAGTCAGTGACGATTGAAACGCTACCGACCAATGGTACCTTGTACTTAAACGGCAACCCAATTGCTGCGGGTACGTCGGTAGATGCCGATGACCTAGACAAGTTGACCTTCAAGCCTGCGGAAAATGCGAACGGTGATGGTTATGCAGATTTCACCTTCAGCGTAAATGATGGCGAGGCATCGAGTGAGATCAAGACCATTACGGTGGATGTGACGCCTGTTAACGACATCCCTGAAGCTGATGACTTCACGGTTACTCTGTCTGGTGCCGACAATGACACCGCCGCAGTCAACTTCGAATCAAACGTTCGAGACGTAGAAGACGATGCAGTGGCTGATACTCCAGTCCAAGTCGACATCCTAACCGATCCACAATTCGGTACCTTGTACCTAGTGGAAGGGGATACTCGTACACCAATCGATGCAAATAGCCCGAACTTCCCAGAAAACGCACAAATCGAATACGTGCTTGATGATGATGTTAACGAGCAGTTGAGCTTTGATGCATCCACTGACTTCAAAGGCCAATACGCCAATGGCGTAGAGACAGAAATTGAACTGGAGTCAGGTGTTACCGTTTCAGGGGGTCGCTTCACAGGTGAGTCGCCACACGGTGATTCAGTCCTAACCCCAGAAGAGCTGTACTTCGACAACGCCAATGGCGAGAAAGGCATGGGTGTTGGTGACAGCGAGTTAGATGTTACCCAAAAAGACTACATTGAAGTGGACTTCGGCCCATCCGTGGGCGTGACGTCAGCGGAAGTATCACTGGGCAGTATTTGGGGTCACTACGAAGATGGTCATGTTGCGGATGCACAAATCAACATCGTATTGCTTGATGCTGAAGGCAACTACATTGAAACCATCACGTTAGATGACACCACTAACGACGCAGTTTACGACGGCAGCGGTGAGTTCAGTTACGTCATCACGCCAGAGAACCGTACTTCGGATGAGCCGTTCAGCACCATCCGTATCTTTACGGATTCAGATTCGAACCCAGGTAAGAACTCGAATGTGGTACTGCAAGGCGTAGAAGTGCTGGATGCGGAAATCTCTGAGAAGATTGAGTATCAAGCCACGGATAACGACAACGCAGACAGTGAACACGCTTTCATCACGATTGATGTTGAAAGTACTCGTGATGCGACAAATGACGCACCAACCATTGATGTGGTGGCAAACGACTTTGTAGAAGATGCCGACAATGTGGTGGTTGGAGCGGTTGCAGGTACATTTGATGCGAATGACCCAGAAGGTCGTCCAATTACAGTCGACTTTGCTGAAGGCAGCAATGCGAAGGGCCACTACAGCTTGGGCGCAAATGGCACCGTACTGCTGACGGCAGCAGGGGTTGCTGCCGTGAATGCGGGTGAAGACCTTGACCCAATTAACTTGGTGGTGAAAGAAGTTGAGACAGACTTGTCGTCTTCTGATGTTGACACACCAGATGTCACTGAAGTGAACGACGGTCCTAAAGCGAACCCAGATGCGGTGACAACGCCAGAAGACACACCAATCACGATTGATGTCTTGGCGAACGATACCGACGAAGAAAAAGACACACTCACCATCACGGATGTATCAGTGCCTGCTGAGCAAGGCACGGTAGAAATCGTTGATGGCAAAGTGAAGTTCACGCCAGCGGATGACTTTAATGGCGAAGCAACAATTAGCTACACCGTAAGTGATGGCAATGGTGGTGAAGACAGTTCAACAGCAGTTGTTACAGTTACCCCAGTCAACGATGCGCCAACCACAGAAAACAACACCGTGACCATGGACGAAGATGGTACTTACACCTTCAGTGCAAGTGACTTCGCCTTTGCTGATGTTGATACGGGCGATGCGCTGGTCTCCGTGACCATTGAAACCTTGCCGACTAACGGCACGCTGTACCTAGATGGTAACGCCATCACGGCGGGTACTGCGGTGAATGTGAACGATCTTGGTAAACTGACCTTCGAGCCAGCCGATAACGAAAATGGCGATGACTACGCAGACTTCACCTTTAGTGTGAGTGATGGTGAAGCGTCGAGTGAAATTAAGACTCTGACAGTGGATGTGACGCCAGTGAATGACGCACCAACCACAGAAAACAACACCGTGACCATGGATGAAGATGGCACATACACCTTCGGTGCAAGCGACTTCGCCTTTGATGATATCGATGCGGGTGATGTGCTTGAGTCAGTGACGATTGAAACGCTACCGACCAATGGTACCTTGTACTTAAACGGCAACCCAATTGCTGCGGGTACGTCGGTAGATGCCGATGACCTAGACAAGTTGACCTTCAAGCCTGCGGAAAATGCGAACGGTGATGGTTATGCAGATTTCACCTTCAGCGTAAATGATGGCGAGGCATCGAGTGAGATCAAGACCATTACGGTGGATGTGACGCCTGTTAACGACATCCCTGAAGCTGATGACTTCACGGTTACTCTGTCTGGTGCCGACAATGACACCGCCGCAGTCAACTTCGAATCAAACGTTCGAGACGTAGAAGACGATGCAGTGGCTGATACTCCAGTCCAAGTCGACATCCTAACCGATCCACAATTCGGTACCTTGTACCTAGTGGAAGGGGATACTCGTACACCAATCGATGCAAATAGCCCGAACTTCCCAGAAAACGCACAAATCGAATACGTGCTTGATGATGATGTTAACGAGCAGTTGAGCTTTGATGCATCCACTGACTTCAAAGGCCAATACGCCAATGGCGTAGAGACAGAAATTGAACTGGAGTCAGGTGTTACCGTTTCAGGGGGTCGCTTCACAGGTGAGTCGCCACACGGTGATTCAGTCCTAACCCCAGAAGAGCTGTACTTCGACAACGCCAATGGCGAGAAAGGCATGGGTGTTGGTGATAAAGAGCTGGATGTTACTCAAAAAGATTACATTGAAGTGGACTTCGGCCCATCCGTGGGCGTGACATCAGCGGAAGTATCACTGGGCAGTATCTGGGGCCACTACGAAGATGGTCATGTAGCGGATGCACAAATCAACATCGTATTGCTTGATGCTGAAGGCAACTACATCGAAACCATCACGTTAGATGACACCACTAACGACGCAGTTTACGACGGCAGCGGTGAGTTCAGTTACGTCATCACGCCAGAGAACCGTACTTCGGATGAGCCGTTCAGCACTATCCGTATCTTCACGGATTCAGATTCGAACCCAGGTAAAAACTCGAATGTGGTACTGCAAGGCGTAGAAGTGCTGGATGCGGAAATCTCTGAGAAGATTGAGTATCAGGCCACGGATAACGACAACGCAGACAGTGAACACGCTTTCATCACGATTGATGTTGAAAGTACTCGTGATGCGACAAATGACGCACCGACCATTGATGTGGTGGCAAACGACTTCGTAGAAGATGCCGACAATGTGGTGGTTGGAGCGGTTGCCGGTACATTTGATGCGAATGACCCAGAAGGTCGTCCAATTACAGTCGACTTTGCTGAAGGCAGCAATGCGAAGGGCCACTACAGCTTGGGCGCAAATGGCACCGTACTGCTGACAGCAGCAGGGGTTGCTGCCGTGAATGCGGGTGAAGACCTTGACCCAATTAACTTGGTGGTGAAAGAAGTTGAGACAGACTTGTCGTCTTCTGATGTTGACACACCAGATGTCACTGAAGTGAATGACGGTCCTAAAGCGAATCCAGATGCGGTAACAACGCCAGAAGACACACCAATCACGATTGATGTCTTGGCGAACGATACCGACGAAGAAAAAGACACACTCACCATCACGGATGTATCAGTGCCTGCAGAGCAAGGTACGGTAGAAATCGTTGATGGCAAAGTGAAGTTCACGCCAGCGGATGACTTTAATGGCGAAGCAACAATTAGCTACACCGTAAGTGATGGCAATGGTGGTGAAGACAGTTCAACAGCAGTTGTTACAGTTACCCCAGTCAACGATGCGCCAACCACAGAAAACAACACCGTGACCATGGACGAAGATGGTACTTACACCTTCAGTGCAAGTGACTTCGCCTTTGCTGATGTTGATACGGGTGATGCGCTGGTCTCCGTGACCATTGAAACCTTGCCGACTAACGGCACGCTGTACCTAGATGGTAACGCCATCACGGCGGGTACTGCGGTGAATGTGAACGATCTTGGTAAACTGACCTTCGAGCCAGCCGATAACGAAAATGGCGATGACTACGCAGACTTCACCTTTAGTGTGAGTGATGGTGAAGCGTCGAGTGAAATTAAGACTCTGACAGTGGATGTGACGCCAGTGAATGACGCACCAACCACAGAAAACAACACCGTGACCATGGATGAAGACGGCACTTACACCTTCGGTGCAAGCGACTTCGCCTTTGATGATATCGATGCGGGTGATGTACTTGAGTCAGTAACGATCGAAACGCTACCGACCAACGGTACCTTGTACTTAAATGGTAACCCAATTGCTGCGGGTACGTCGGTAGATTCCGATGACCTAGATAAGTTGACCTTCAAGCCTGCAGAAAATGCGAACGGTGATGGTTATGCAGATTTCACCTTCAGCGTGAATGATGGTGAGGCATCGAGTGAGATCAAGACCATTACGGTAGATGTGACGCCAGTTAACGATGCTCCGACAACAGAAAATAACACTATCATCATGCCTGAAGATGGTACTCACACCTTCAGTGAAAGCGACTTCGCATTTGATGATGTCGACGTTGGCGACAGTTTGGTATCAGTGACTATTGAGTCTCTGCCAGCCAACGGCACCTTGCTACTCAACGGTCAGCCAATTACCGCAGATACAGAGGTCAACGTAAATGAATTGGGGCAATTGACGTTCAAACCAGCACCGGATGCAAATGGTGATGATTACGCTGACTTTACTTTCAGTGTCAGTGATGGTGAAAAATCAAGTGATGCGAAAACCATCACTATCGATGTGACGCCAGACAATGATGCACCGACTGCGGTAGATGATTACGGCAAAGGCGTTATCTTCCAAGAGTCCTTTGAAGAAAGTGGCTTAGCAGACGGTAAATGGGATACGTTCGCTGATTACAATGGTTGGACGATTACAGACGCCAATGGTGACAATGCTGAACTGGAGATCCAAACGGGTAATGTAGGTGGTTCTTCAGCGTCAGACGGCAATGCACACGCAGAGCTTGATGGCTATGAATTGGTGAGTATCTCAAGAGATCTAGATACCAAAGAAGGCTCTACACACACTGTCACTTTTGATTACAAACCACGCCCGAACAGCGAAGAAGATAGTGATCTTTCGGTGACCTTCGGTGATACCACTATCGTTATTGATTCTGACTCAAATGGAAACATTGTTATTACCGATAGCAATGGAGATCCTGCAGAGGGTGTGAGCGTTTCACAAGACCAGAGCACGGGTTGGTATACCATTAGCTTTGATGAGACGGTCTCGGATTCAACGACTACCTTGTCCTTCACGGGTACAGGCAACGACGATAGCTTCGGTGCTTACATTGACGACATAAAAGTTGAAAATACGTCTGGCTACCAAACTCAAGAAGATACAGAAATCCGCTTCACGCCAAAAGAGTTACTGGCGAATGATACTGATCCAGATGGCGATGTATTGTCTATTAAATCAGTGGAAAACGCAGTTAACGGCTCCGTTAAGATGGTAGGCGGAGAAATAGTCTTCACTCCAGCGGATAATTTCTTTGGCGAGGCCAGCTATGACTATGTAGTGGAGGACCCAAGTGGAGCAACATCGACCGCAACGGTATTTATCAATGTCACGCCAGTAAACGATGCGCCAGAAGTGGATAGCAATACAATTGTTGTCGACGAAGAATCTCAAGACAGCAGCTTGGGCCTAACTCGTCCAACGGATGTTGACGATGACAGTTTGACTATAACGGTAACAGGCCTGCCTAACTTGGGTGTGGTTACATTGGATGACGGCACGCCGGTGAATAACGGTGATGAGCTATCGGCTGAGCAGCTAGAAGGACTGCAGTACGACGCTCCAGACGAGTACAGCGCCGGTCAAAATGTTGGTCAGTTTACTTATCAAGTGAGTGATGGTGAAGAAGTACGTGACGGTGCGGTAACGATTCAAGTTAATCCAGTCAACGATATCCCTGAAGCTGATGACTTCACGGTTACTCTGTCTGGTGCCGACAACGACACCGCCGCAGTCAATTTCGAACCAAACGTTCGAGACGTAGAAGACGATGCAGCGGCTGATACTCCAGTCCAAGTCGACATTCTAACCGACCCACAATTCGGTACCTTGTACCTAGTGGAAGGGGATACTCGTACACCAATCGATGCAAATAGTCCGAACTTCCCAGAAAACGCACAAATCGAATACGTGCTTGATGATGATGTTAACGAGCAGTTGAGCTTTGATGCATCCACTGACTTCAAAGGCCAATACGCCAATGGCGTAGAGACAGAAATCGAATTGGAGTCGGGTGTTACTGTATCAGGTGGTCGCTTCACAGGTGAATCGCCACACGGTGATTCAGTTCTGACTCCAGAAGAGCTTTACTTCGACAACGCCAATGGCGAGAAAGGCATGGGCGTTGGTGATAAAGAGCTGGATGTTACTCAAAAAGATTACATTGAAGTGGACTTTGGCCCATCCGTGGGCGTGACGTCAGCGGAAGTATCACTGGGCAGTATTTGGGGTCACTACGAAGATGGTCATGTAGCGGATGCACAAATCAACATCGTATTGCTTGATGCTGAAGGCAACTACATCGAAACCATCACGTTAGATGACACCACTAACGATGCGGTTTACGACGGCAGCGGTGAATTTAGTTACGTCATCACGCCTGAGAACCGCACTTCGGATGAGCCGTTTAGTACCATCCGTATCTTTACGGATTCAGATTCGAACCCAGGTAAGAACTCGAATGTGGTACTGCAAGGCGTAGAAGTACTGGATGCAGGAATCTCTGAGGAGATTAAGTATCAAGCGGTCGATAACGATAATGCAGACAGCGAAGATGCAGTCATCACGATTGATGTTGAAAGTACTCGTGATGCGACGAATGACGCACCTGAAGCTGATGCACTAGCTAAATCTACAGATGAAAATCAGAGGGTTGATGGTCAGGTTACTGCAAGTGATATTGATGGCAATCTGGATAACGAAGGTTATGTGCTAACACAAGATGTTTCTTCGGGTTCATTGACGTTTAACGAGGACGGCTCCTTCAGCTTCGATCCTGGAACAGACTTCGATTACTTAAATGATAATCAAAGTGCAACAGTCACTTTCCAATTCACAGCCAGTGATGATGCAGGAGAAGTTAGTCAACCACAGACCGTGACTATCACGGTAACGGGTTCTGATGACCTTCCAACAGTTTCAGCCATATCTAATGCGCAAGTGTCAGAAGAAGGCTTAGCTGATGGTCTAGTAGATCAACAAGGTGTCAACGATACTACGGACAATGCAACAGATACGGGCAGCTTTGAAGTTAAAGATGTTGATAACGCTAATGTAGCGATTAGTCTTTCGGGCCCTGCGGGTATTACATCTGGAGCAGCGGCAGTGGTTTGGGCTTGGGATGCTCAAAGCAACACTCTGAAAGGCTACACAGGTACTGTTGGAGAAGATAGCTACAAAGAAATTGCTTTAGTCGAGTTGACTGCGCCTAATGCTGAGGGCCAAGGGGAGTGGGATTACGAAGTTACTCTACTAGAACCAATAGATCACCTTGATACAAGCATTGAAGATCAACGTGATTTGAGCATCGATATTATCGCCAATGATAGCGACACATTAGGGTCAATTACAGTATCTGTAGAAGATGATGCCCCAGTGATTACTGACTCTAGTGCTGTGATTGCCACAAACCGCGATCTACCAGAGGTTCTCGTAGGAAGTTTCGACCTTACAGGAAGCTCGTTCGATGGTGATAGTTTAGATCTGGGCGAAATCACTATCACAGCAAAAGGCTTCGCTTCTACTAGCGGTGATGAGCTCAGTGATGCAACGGTGAATCGCACAGATTTAGGCATAGGAGTAAACAGTGATGCCGACTTCTACCATCCGCTGGATAACGAGGTAGATTACCGAATTACACCTGAAGGTGGAGTATCAGAACAACTCATCATCGATTTAGGCGATAACGTTGCTTACGGTGCAACGATTGAGTTTGCACAAATGTATGGTGGTGAAGTCGAAAACGGTGTTGCGTACTTCTACCGTGATGGCGTGTTGATTGCAGAGCAGCCATTCTCATCAGATACCGAAAGCGGTGATTACGCTCAGAACTTCAATGTTCAGCAAGGTGGATTTGACACGATCGTCCTTGAGGCGACGTCAAATGGGGATGCAAACCCTAAAGACAATAGTGACTTTACGGTTAAGAGCATCACCTTTACTGGGTCAGAATTACCGACACCAATTGCTTCAGCGACGGGTGATATTGGTGTCGAATACGGTGCCGATGGATTTGGTGGCTTAGTCTTAGTTGGTGGAGAGCAAGGCTTGCTTACCGAAGATGGTAAAGCTATCACGATCACTGTTGATAACCAGAATCCTAACCACTTGATTGGTGTGGATAGTAGTGGCGCAACAGTATTTGAAGTGCAGTTAACTCCGGCCACAGGTAAGTGGGAGTTTATCCAGTACTTACCTATGCAAACACCAACCGGTGATAATGATATCGACTTTACGGTAAAAGCAACGGATGGTGATGGCGACAATACCACAGGCGAGTTTAGTGTCGTTCCATTTGTGGTACCGACAGTTGGGGACATTATAGTTAATGTTTCAGAAGAAGGGCTCAGTGGAGGTAATGCGGATAGTAACGCACTCGTTGGTTCTGTTGATGAGACGAACAATGTTCAAGATACGTCAGATATATCAATAGCGTCTCCATCGATCGATTCGATTGTATTGGTTGCTCCTGAAGCCGACTATACCAGTAATAACCTTCCAATCAGTTGGGAAGTTTCAAATGACGGTATGACGTTAACAGGGTCTACGACAGAAGGCCCGGTATTAATCATTTCTACTGATGACCAAGGCACAGTGACAACAAACTTGCTAGCACCATTGGATCACTCAGATACAGCGGGTGAAGACAACATAACGATTGATATTCCAATTGTTGTGACTAACGAGCAAGGTGCGAGTGGCCGTGGAACAGTCTCGGTGGTAGTGGAAGATGATGCGCCTGAAGCGAACCACATTTCTAATGAAGTGACCACCCAGGTTAAATCAGGTGCCAATGTTCAATTGATGCTAGATGTTTCTGGCTCGATGAGTAATGACGCTGGGAACGGCCAAAGTCGTTTAGCGGTTATGAAAGCGGCAGCTATCTTGCTTCTTACTCAGTATGAAGCTCAGGGTGCTACCATGGTGCAGCTGATTAAATACAACGGCTCAGCTTCGGTTTTAGAAGATGATTCAGACTCAGTCTGGATGAGCGTTGATGACGCTATCGCTGCAATCAATAAGCTTGATCACGGTGGTCAAACCGACTACGACGATGCTATCGCTAAAGCTGCCGCAAACTGGGATCAAAATTCTGATGACAAAGTGGTTGGTGGTACCAATGTCAGCTACTTCTTGTCGGATGGTAAACCAGTTGGTGAAGACGATGATAATCATAACCGTGTTAATGATGCAGAAGCCCTAGCGTGGCAGAACCATTTAAACACTAATGATATCACGTCACTTGCCTATGGTATGGGTACAGGTGTTGTTGGTGAGGAAATGGACCCAATTGCCTACGACGGTTATGGTATTACTGGTACGGATCTGAAGCCTGTTCTGGTGGATGATGTCACTAATCTGCCACCGATCTTGCTTCAATCAGTTGTAACGCCAGTAGATGGCACTATTACAGGCTTTGGAGCAGATGGCGGCTATGTTAGCCAAATCAGTATTGAAGGCGATGAGTTCAATTTCAATGGGCAGGAAATCACAACCAGCAGCTCTAATTACGACTTTGATTCGGTTACAGGCAAACTCACTGTATATGTCGATGGCAAGCACTCTTTAGTCATAGACATGAACACAGGTGAGTACGACTTCTATGGTGCAGCAGATACAGTTGACCAAGCCATATTGTTTGAGTACACGTTAAAAGACAAAGATGGTGATACTAGTAGTGCATCACTAGATTTCCATATTGATGCGGCAGGTACTCCAGTGTTGGATATCAACTCTCAAACAGATGTTGTTGATACAGTTAAAGTGGTTAACTCTGGACTGGATAGTGAGCAGATTCAGTGGGCGGCATCAGGCATTGCGAATGAAATGATTGATTCACCGAAAGACTTCGTAATTGATGTGGGCGAGTCAGGTGATCATGTGTTCCTCGGTAGTGGAGACGATACGATTTACCTAGGTGAGAGTCACTCACCAAGTCATGACCTATCAAGTCCAGATGCAATAACTAAACTTAATAAAGCTCAATCCGGCGTAGAAAATTATGGGGATGCAGCATTATCTGATGCAGAATTCCTTCAAGATAGTAGTGATGAAAATAGCAGCTTGAATATCTCGGATGTGAGTAACGCATACCTAGATATAGGTCATGGTGGTGCAGGCAATGACCGTATTTACGGTGAGGGAGGCTCAGATATCATCTTTGGTGCTGAAGGCAATGACTATCTTGATGGTGGCGACGGTAACGACGCAATTCGCGGCGGTACTGGACGTGACATACTAGAAGGTGGCGCTGGTGATGATTATCTACTAGGTGGTGATGGGTTAGATATTCTCACTGGTGGTCAAGGTAACGATATCCTCACTGGTGGTGACGATGCTGACATCTTCAAGTGGGTCGATGGTGATCTTGATGGAAGTAAGGACGTGATCACTGACTTCGATATTACTCAAGGCGACAAGATTGACTTATCTGACTTGTTTAGTGATTTGACGGACGATCAGGTGTCTACCATCTTGGCTCAAATTGGTGACAGCGCTGTGGATACCGGAGCGGATAGTGTTACGATTGATGTCGAGAAAGACAATGGTAAAGTGACCATTGAGCTTGAAGGTATGTCTGCCGCAGATCTCACAGCAAACTTGGACAATATGTTTGTTTTGAAAGACTAA